In one window of Pirellulales bacterium DNA:
- a CDS encoding M56 family metallopeptidase → MVSSQQIVVKWIEYAATGAVLLLAARLAVGRLRQPTDRIKLILMSFVVAAVIPVLVSLSRVPAWHLGIMVAADAEHRSPQAKTSASLPLALAAPPEMPATSEISRPAEGIAANDLRPPVRSNTDSPVGTPPSKFDVWVPMAIGLLIAHGFATAWFLAERLIGVRWLRRMAARAVPATPAVRAVWASVAGGRGDAVRLLVSNDVDTPLTYGFLPPTVVIPEPIADGDQMVLRFCLAHEWSHVASGDVAMWRLAWLCQFALWFQPLFWRMRRELRSCQDFVADHCAAGAGRDAVEYSELLLDFARQRMGRPVAGAIALLDRSSQLSRRVKMLLASPIALRSRSPLLFCLAAGSLLLVGAMLVSTVRLDSVHADDADQPASSEKTDKTPSQEQAAAEKPKQGETLHYTGVVLDKDSGKGIPNATVVVRRSKYSSEENTIIEETRHKTDAEGKYSFEIPPEQVAVSALYIELDVEHDDYAAQKGFGYALSMIRKNETLGERPFFEKVELRPSDPVTGTVVDPDGKPLAGVKIQGYSKANASDFRDYGSFTDTLTDDAGKFRLPLVKGGVGVFWVLPTEYASTSRAVDKERGDVGETRLRPGVRVSGRLLNTEGQPVAGIPVNIYYEGGGNETVNNLPVHSSIERSTITDRDGHFAFDPLPTGEYRVIPEEHRSDPIIRDRTRYEIPGVFSPMKVTIQEGVACAPIEIQASPYVLFNAQYLDSKGNKTRGHEVHVFGRMDGQFWFGQGRPNSEGTISMRIPHGMDVQLNLSTNEHGALRFRRGKGKDLENKQSRVEMGTLNDDVEEFEIIRYVAPIVLVNAADPDGKQVKDFRVTAAYPWGKQEYILEGEQRSDLSFEHQNDGRYRTSQMLPDEDVKFTVTAPGYEAASETVRLGEGETKDLVLTLKQKDEAAKPKAAQSTTLRYSGVVLDKETGKPIPDATVVVGRAKHTQQEEEDIGETRYMTDGDGKYSFEISAEELAIPGLYVWANAEHDGYIEHGDGALLSLIRKNESLGQRPPFEKLELRPAEPVVGTVVAPDGKPLGGVKLRGYTDINRLNRERGNWVDGTTDEAGRFRLNFVKGGVGMIWVLPTQYASTSRVVDKKRTDLGQIRLRPGVRVSGRVLSAEGKPLPKIPMTITYGGGGDEPDSGIPNVATSTFLRRTALTDDEGRFALDPVSTGNYRVTPEEYRLDPIVDDQTRYEIPGVFMPVSVKIQEGVASAPLEIQASPHILFNVRFVDSKGAPAREDEFFLSGILDGESWHDTCLPNAQGMTTLRVPHGVQNATVQFVPTEFGSVRFRRGKGKPLENHVFQAKLGTLNDDVDFEVVHYRAPIVLVNVVDDDGKSVKGFHVAAAYPWGKQVYTLEGELRSDLAFKRQSDGRYRTVEMLPDEDVKFTVSAPGYEAASETVRLGEGETKNLVLTLKKVVEATMD, encoded by the coding sequence ATGGTCAGCTCACAACAAATCGTCGTCAAGTGGATTGAGTATGCCGCGACGGGAGCGGTGCTGCTCCTGGCGGCCCGTCTCGCTGTCGGACGTCTGCGGCAGCCCACCGACCGGATCAAGCTGATTTTGATGAGCTTCGTCGTGGCGGCGGTCATCCCCGTGCTCGTCAGCCTTTCGCGAGTTCCCGCCTGGCATTTGGGAATCATGGTGGCGGCCGACGCCGAGCACCGTTCGCCGCAGGCAAAAACATCGGCGTCGCTTCCTCTCGCTCTAGCGGCACCGCCAGAAATGCCAGCGACGAGCGAGATTAGCAGGCCCGCGGAAGGCATTGCTGCGAATGACTTACGGCCCCCGGTCCGCTCCAATACTGACTCGCCGGTTGGCACACCGCCGAGCAAGTTCGACGTTTGGGTTCCGATGGCGATCGGACTGCTGATCGCGCATGGTTTTGCGACGGCTTGGTTCCTTGCAGAGCGGCTGATCGGCGTCCGCTGGCTGCGGCGGATGGCGGCCCGAGCTGTTCCAGCCACACCGGCTGTCCGCGCCGTATGGGCGTCGGTCGCCGGAGGGCGCGGCGACGCAGTGCGGTTGCTCGTTTCGAACGACGTCGATACGCCGCTGACTTATGGATTTTTGCCGCCAACGGTCGTCATTCCGGAGCCGATTGCCGACGGCGATCAGATGGTCCTGCGGTTCTGCCTGGCGCACGAGTGGTCGCACGTGGCCAGCGGTGACGTCGCCATGTGGCGGCTGGCGTGGCTTTGCCAATTCGCGCTCTGGTTTCAACCGCTGTTCTGGCGCATGCGGCGTGAGCTGCGGTCGTGCCAGGATTTTGTCGCCGACCATTGCGCGGCGGGCGCCGGCCGCGACGCCGTGGAGTATTCGGAGCTGCTGTTGGATTTTGCCCGGCAGCGAATGGGCCGGCCCGTTGCCGGGGCGATCGCCCTTCTCGACCGATCGAGCCAGCTTTCACGCAGAGTCAAAATGCTACTCGCTTCGCCGATCGCTTTGCGGTCCCGCTCGCCGCTGCTGTTTTGTCTGGCGGCGGGAAGCCTATTACTCGTTGGCGCTATGCTCGTCAGCACCGTGCGCCTCGACTCCGTTCACGCCGACGATGCCGACCAGCCCGCCAGTTCAGAAAAAACCGACAAGACGCCGTCGCAAGAGCAAGCTGCCGCTGAGAAGCCCAAACAGGGCGAGACACTGCACTACACCGGCGTCGTGCTTGACAAGGACAGTGGCAAAGGCATTCCCAACGCCACGGTCGTCGTTCGACGATCGAAGTACTCGTCGGAGGAAAACACCATCATCGAAGAGACGCGGCACAAGACCGACGCCGAAGGAAAGTACTCCTTCGAGATTCCGCCGGAACAGGTTGCCGTCTCCGCGCTGTACATCGAGCTGGACGTGGAGCACGACGACTACGCGGCGCAAAAGGGGTTCGGCTACGCGCTCTCGATGATCCGCAAAAACGAAACGCTGGGCGAACGCCCGTTCTTCGAAAAGGTCGAGCTGCGACCCTCCGACCCCGTCACGGGCACGGTCGTCGATCCCGACGGCAAGCCTCTCGCTGGCGTGAAGATTCAGGGCTATTCGAAAGCCAACGCGTCCGACTTCCGCGATTACGGCTCGTTCACCGACACTCTCACGGACGACGCCGGCAAGTTCCGCCTGCCTCTCGTCAAGGGCGGCGTGGGCGTGTTCTGGGTGTTGCCGACGGAGTATGCCAGCACGTCGCGAGCGGTCGACAAAGAGCGCGGCGACGTGGGAGAAACCCGGCTGCGGCCGGGCGTGCGCGTGTCAGGACGCCTTTTGAACACTGAGGGCCAGCCCGTCGCCGGCATTCCCGTGAACATCTACTACGAGGGTGGCGGTAACGAAACGGTCAACAATCTTCCCGTGCATAGCTCCATCGAGCGCAGTACCATCACGGACCGCGACGGCCATTTTGCGTTCGATCCGCTGCCTACTGGTGAATACCGCGTTATCCCGGAAGAGCACCGATCTGATCCGATCATCCGCGACCGCACCCGCTATGAAATCCCCGGGGTCTTTTCGCCCATGAAGGTGACGATTCAGGAAGGCGTCGCCTGCGCTCCGATCGAGATTCAGGCCTCGCCATACGTCCTGTTCAACGCGCAGTATCTCGACAGCAAAGGCAACAAAACGCGAGGTCACGAGGTCCACGTCTTCGGCCGCATGGACGGCCAGTTCTGGTTCGGGCAGGGGCGTCCCAACTCCGAAGGGACGATCTCCATGCGCATTCCGCACGGGATGGACGTTCAGCTCAATCTCTCGACGAACGAGCACGGCGCATTGCGGTTCCGCCGCGGCAAAGGCAAGGACCTGGAGAATAAACAAAGTCGCGTTGAAATGGGCACTTTGAACGACGACGTGGAAGAGTTCGAGATCATCCGCTACGTGGCGCCGATCGTGTTGGTCAATGCCGCCGATCCCGACGGAAAGCAAGTCAAGGACTTCCGCGTGACCGCGGCCTATCCGTGGGGCAAGCAAGAATACATTCTCGAAGGAGAGCAGCGTTCCGATTTGAGCTTCGAGCACCAGAACGACGGTCGCTATCGAACAAGCCAGATGCTGCCGGATGAGGACGTGAAGTTTACCGTCACCGCGCCGGGCTACGAAGCGGCCAGCGAAACCGTGCGGCTGGGCGAAGGGGAAACGAAGGATCTCGTGCTGACGCTGAAGCAAAAGGATGAAGCCGCCAAACCAAAGGCGGCCCAGTCCACCACGCTTCGATACTCGGGCGTGGTTCTCGACAAGGAGACCGGCAAGCCCATACCGGACGCCACGGTCGTGGTTGGGCGAGCAAAGCACACCCAGCAGGAAGAGGAAGACATCGGCGAAACGCGATACATGACGGACGGCGATGGCAAATACTCTTTCGAGATCTCTGCGGAGGAGCTGGCCATTCCGGGGCTATACGTTTGGGCGAACGCCGAGCACGACGGATACATCGAGCACGGCGACGGCGCATTGCTTTCCCTCATTCGCAAGAACGAAAGCCTTGGCCAGCGTCCGCCCTTTGAAAAGCTGGAGCTGCGCCCGGCCGAGCCTGTCGTGGGCACGGTCGTCGCTCCCGACGGCAAGCCGCTCGGCGGCGTCAAACTGCGAGGATACACGGACATCAACCGGTTAAACCGCGAACGTGGCAACTGGGTTGACGGCACCACGGACGAGGCCGGCAGATTCCGCTTGAACTTCGTCAAGGGCGGGGTGGGCATGATCTGGGTCTTGCCCACCCAATATGCCAGCACTTCGCGTGTCGTCGACAAAAAACGTACCGACCTGGGCCAAATCCGTTTGCGGCCGGGCGTGCGCGTGTCGGGACGTGTCTTAAGCGCTGAGGGAAAGCCGCTGCCGAAGATTCCGATGACGATCACCTACGGGGGCGGCGGGGATGAACCTGACAGCGGAATCCCTAATGTCGCGACATCGACTTTCCTCCGTCGTACTGCCCTCACCGACGACGAGGGCCGTTTCGCCTTAGATCCCGTGTCGACCGGCAACTACCGCGTCACCCCGGAAGAGTACCGCCTTGACCCCATTGTGGATGACCAAACTCGCTATGAAATCCCGGGCGTCTTTATGCCAGTGAGCGTGAAGATTCAGGAGGGTGTCGCTTCAGCACCGCTTGAAATCCAGGCATCGCCGCACATTCTCTTCAATGTGCGGTTCGTCGACAGCAAAGGCGCGCCGGCACGTGAGGACGAGTTCTTCTTGTCCGGAATCCTGGACGGCGAGTCCTGGCACGACACGTGCCTTCCAAACGCTCAAGGAATGACGACACTTCGCGTTCCGCACGGAGTGCAAAACGCGACCGTCCAATTCGTCCCGACGGAGTTTGGCTCCGTGCGGTTCCGCCGTGGTAAGGGCAAACCTTTGGAAAATCACGTTTTCCAGGCAAAGCTCGGCACCTTGAACGACGACGTGGACTTCGAGGTCGTCCACTACCGCGCACCGATCGTTCTGGTCAACGTGGTGGACGATGACGGCAAGTCCGTCAAAGGTTTTCATGTGGCCGCCGCATATCCGTGGGGCAAGCAGGTCTATACCCTTGAGGGCGAGCTGCGCTCCGATTTGGCCTTCAAACGTCAGAGTGACGGCCGCTACCGAACGGTGGAAATGCTGCCCGACGAGGACGTGAAGTTCACCGTCAGCGCGCCCGGCTACGAAGCGGCCAGCGAAACCGTGCGGCTGGGCGAAGGGGAAACGAAGAATCTCGTGCTTACGCTGAAGAAAGTTGTCGAAGCGACGATGGACTAA
- a CDS encoding formylmethanofuran dehydrogenase subunit A — protein sequence MLRIKGGKVYDPANGIDGVVQDIAIADGRIVAAVEGGRTIDATGMIVFPGGVDVHTHVAGGAINFARAMTPEDHRRTTAFIRSRTTRAGLGGMTPTTFATGYLYAGMGWTTVNEAAVPILSAKHTHEELRDVPIVDKSCLVLMANNEIVLDLLEAGEVERARQVVAWQIWASKAYGVKAVNPGGVAAWKWGKDAKQLDSPIEGYSKLTPGTIVSGLAQIVDELGLPHPLHLHCNNLGVPGNITTTIETMKRLEGHRAHLAHLQYHAYGGDDWGSMRSETVAMAEYFNAHPTFTTDAGAVLFGDTVTITADGPWQHLLYKLTGRKWGNLDVENETGCGIVPYTYRPNSLVNAVQWAAGLELLLLIDDPWRVYLTTDHPNGACFWRYPEIIQLLMSADFRRECLAKLSDHAKGRIHLPQLDREYTLGEIATITSAGPARALGLSQKGQLGVGADADLVIYDEDPDIARMFGHPRYVIKGGEVVVEEGEIRATPHGREFLVKPEYDQAIEGYLQPLFESYYTMAFENYPVEMERIEQPEIRDCISS from the coding sequence ATGCTTCGGATTAAAGGCGGCAAAGTTTACGACCCGGCGAACGGCATCGACGGCGTCGTGCAGGACATCGCGATCGCCGACGGGCGGATCGTCGCGGCGGTCGAGGGCGGACGCACCATCGACGCGACGGGGATGATCGTCTTTCCCGGCGGCGTCGATGTTCACACGCACGTGGCCGGCGGGGCCATCAACTTCGCGCGGGCCATGACGCCCGAAGACCATCGCCGCACCACCGCCTTCATCCGCTCGCGAACGACCCGCGCCGGCCTGGGAGGCATGACGCCCACGACCTTTGCCACCGGCTATCTTTACGCCGGCATGGGTTGGACCACCGTCAATGAAGCCGCCGTTCCCATCCTCTCGGCCAAGCACACGCACGAAGAGCTGCGCGATGTGCCGATCGTCGACAAGAGCTGCCTGGTGCTGATGGCCAATAACGAGATCGTGCTCGATCTACTGGAAGCGGGCGAAGTCGAGCGTGCCCGGCAGGTGGTGGCCTGGCAAATCTGGGCCTCGAAGGCCTACGGCGTGAAGGCGGTCAACCCCGGCGGCGTGGCGGCCTGGAAATGGGGCAAGGACGCCAAACAACTCGACTCGCCGATCGAGGGTTACAGCAAGCTCACGCCCGGCACAATCGTCTCTGGGCTGGCGCAGATCGTCGACGAACTCGGCTTGCCGCATCCGCTGCACCTGCACTGCAACAACCTGGGCGTGCCGGGCAACATCACCACGACCATCGAAACGATGAAGCGTCTCGAAGGGCACCGCGCCCACCTGGCCCACCTCCAGTATCACGCCTACGGCGGCGACGATTGGGGTTCGATGCGTTCGGAAACCGTCGCCATGGCGGAATACTTCAATGCCCATCCGACGTTCACCACCGATGCGGGCGCGGTGTTGTTCGGCGACACCGTGACGATCACCGCCGATGGCCCGTGGCAGCACCTGCTCTACAAGCTCACCGGGCGAAAATGGGGCAACCTCGACGTCGAGAACGAGACCGGCTGCGGCATCGTGCCCTATACCTATCGGCCCAACAGCCTGGTCAACGCCGTGCAATGGGCGGCCGGCCTGGAGCTGCTGCTGTTGATCGACGATCCCTGGCGCGTTTACCTGACGACCGACCATCCCAACGGCGCGTGCTTCTGGCGGTATCCGGAGATCATCCAGCTTTTGATGTCGGCCGATTTCCGCCGCGAGTGCCTGGCCAAGCTGTCGGATCATGCCAAAGGGCGGATCCACCTGCCCCAGCTCGACCGCGAGTACACGTTGGGCGAGATCGCCACGATCACCTCGGCGGGGCCGGCCCGGGCCTTGGGCCTCTCGCAGAAGGGGCAGCTTGGCGTCGGGGCCGACGCCGACCTGGTCATCTACGACGAAGACCCGGATATTGCCCGCATGTTCGGCCATCCGCGGTATGTGATCAAAGGCGGCGAGGTCGTGGTGGAAGAGGGCGAGATCCGGGCCACGCCGCATGGCCGCGAGTTTCTGGTGAAGCCCGAATACGACCAGGCGATCGAAGGTTATCTGCAGCCGTTGTTCGAAAGCTATTACACGATGGCTTTCGAAAATTATCCGGTCGAGATGGAGCGGATCGAGCAGCCGGAGATTCGGGACTGCATCTCGTCATAA
- a CDS encoding S53 family peptidase translates to MSRSRPSYLLRHFPRLFRRGLHNVEPLEARQLLSAAGLASGLDNVLAVPAAHGAPTITNTVPSGYSPQQMSRAYGFNQLSLTGAGETIAIVDAYGDSKVASDLHAFDHQFGLSDPSLTVVNQNGGTRLPKNNSGWALETSLDVEWAHAMAPGANLLLVEANDSSLGNLLAAVDVARNHPGVVAVSMSWGAGEFASESSYDYHFTTPGVTFVAASGDSGGQVIWPAASPNVLSVGGTTLNLDLPSGTYVSESGWSGSGGGLSAYEPEPTYQSGVVPTTLDSSGKRATPDVAYNANPNTGVPVYDSISYSGQSGWFQVGGTSAGAPQWSGLVAVADQARQNAGQSSLANAQADLYSVASTSTTDFHDVTSGSAGGNTATSGYDLVTGLGTPVANNLVQSLASATATPTVISAASTTATSPNASSSTSSETDTDPPLVLIEFILFTTPHIESGVPVVPLIVTPATSHPAPAESVALPADTPVRFATNSILVDDPLEVPLKPAKRRATDSTPPGDEAPESGDAVSPADVFRVWQSGSLNDEDWIANVLAETDHADTTANVAEAADACFAEEPLFTLAIESDDIAVASAGLVDGRAGQFLGLTGMFLVAVLADQRRGSTTSDDPSRRTWLSRKR, encoded by the coding sequence ATGTCTCGTAGCCGCCCTTCGTACCTGCTGCGCCATTTCCCACGTTTATTCCGTCGCGGATTGCACAACGTCGAGCCTCTGGAAGCTCGCCAGTTGCTTTCGGCGGCCGGTTTGGCGTCGGGCCTCGACAACGTCCTGGCGGTGCCGGCCGCGCACGGCGCGCCAACGATCACCAATACCGTTCCCAGCGGATACTCTCCGCAACAAATGAGTCGGGCCTATGGATTCAACCAGCTTTCGTTGACCGGCGCCGGCGAGACCATCGCCATCGTCGACGCCTATGGCGATTCGAAGGTCGCCAGCGACCTGCACGCCTTCGATCACCAATTCGGCCTTTCCGACCCCAGTTTGACGGTCGTGAATCAAAACGGCGGCACGAGGCTGCCCAAGAACAACAGCGGCTGGGCCTTGGAAACTTCGCTCGATGTCGAGTGGGCGCACGCCATGGCGCCGGGGGCGAATTTGTTGTTGGTGGAGGCGAACGACAGCAGCCTGGGCAATCTGTTGGCAGCCGTCGACGTTGCGAGAAACCATCCCGGAGTCGTGGCCGTCTCGATGAGCTGGGGCGCCGGCGAGTTCGCCAGCGAGAGTTCCTACGATTACCACTTCACGACGCCGGGCGTCACGTTTGTCGCCGCGTCGGGCGACAGCGGCGGCCAGGTGATCTGGCCCGCCGCATCGCCCAACGTCCTTTCGGTCGGCGGAACGACGTTGAACCTTGACTTGCCTTCGGGCACCTATGTCAGTGAAAGCGGCTGGAGCGGCAGCGGCGGCGGACTGAGCGCCTATGAGCCCGAACCGACGTATCAATCGGGCGTGGTGCCCACCACCCTGGATTCCAGCGGAAAACGCGCCACGCCCGACGTGGCCTATAACGCCAACCCGAACACCGGCGTGCCCGTCTACGATTCGATCAGCTACAGCGGCCAGTCGGGTTGGTTCCAAGTGGGCGGCACCAGTGCCGGCGCACCGCAATGGTCGGGCTTGGTCGCCGTCGCCGATCAGGCCCGGCAAAACGCGGGCCAGAGTTCCTTGGCGAATGCGCAGGCAGACCTTTACAGCGTGGCCAGCACGTCCACCACCGATTTCCATGACGTGACCTCCGGCAGCGCCGGCGGCAACACCGCAACTTCAGGCTATGATCTCGTGACCGGCCTCGGCACGCCGGTAGCCAACAACCTCGTGCAGAGCCTGGCCTCGGCCACGGCGACGCCGACCGTCATCTCGGCCGCCTCGACCACCGCGACCAGCCCCAATGCTTCTTCCAGCACGTCCAGCGAAACCGATACCGATCCGCCGTTGGTGCTGATCGAATTCATCCTCTTCACCACGCCGCACATTGAAAGCGGCGTGCCCGTCGTGCCATTGATCGTGACGCCGGCTACAAGCCACCCCGCACCGGCGGAGTCGGTAGCCCTGCCCGCCGACACCCCCGTCCGCTTTGCGACTAACAGCATCCTGGTCGACGACCCGCTCGAGGTGCCCTTGAAGCCGGCGAAACGGCGTGCCACGGATTCCACCCCGCCTGGCGACGAGGCGCCTGAGTCGGGCGATGCGGTTTCGCCGGCCGATGTTTTCCGCGTTTGGCAGTCGGGATCGCTCAACGACGAGGATTGGATCGCCAACGTGCTTGCGGAAACGGATCACGCGGACACAACTGCCAACGTTGCTGAGGCCGCCGACGCTTGCTTCGCCGAAGAGCCACTCTTCACTCTGGCGATTGAGTCGGACGATATAGCCGTTGCCAGCGCGGGGCTTGTGGACGGACGAGCCGGTCAGTTTCTGGGTTTGACGGGCATGTTCCTGGTCGCCGTTCTCGCCGACCAGCGCCGCGGTTCGACGACGAGCGACGATCCTTCTCGTCGCACGTGGCTGAGCCGCAAGCGGTAG
- a CDS encoding DUF1501 domain-containing protein, which yields MHDCDCQFPVPPVSTRRQVLQQAACGFGGVALAGLLGEQARAAANPLAAKPPHFAPRAKRVIFLFMQGGPSQVDTFDYKPLLAERDGKQLSFADARLIANRGQRQSSQRVMASPWKFARYGECGRWSSELFAHTAAHADDLCFVHSLHTEGVAHGPATLFLHCGAANLVRPSTGCWVVYGLGSENEDLPAFVSIAPSSGNGGPRNYGNAFLPAVYQGIPLGNAAASARAASARAATFDNLTNASLTFDDQRRQLDLLSQLNGEQLRQKPGESELEAVIQSYELAWRMQTHAPAVLDLGQEPAETLDLYGIGEMPTDDFGRKCLLARRLCEAGVRYVQVTYGDNTANPAWDQHSNLPKHAEHARAVDRPIAGLLADLKRRGLLDDTLVWWGGEFGRTPYAEKNGTGRDHNPGGFTMWLAGGGVKPGFAFGGTDEFGHEAIADKVHIRDLHATLLHLLGLNHEALTFRYAGRNFRLTDVAGRVIKPLLA from the coding sequence ATGCACGACTGTGATTGCCAGTTTCCTGTTCCACCCGTCTCCACGCGGCGGCAAGTGCTGCAACAGGCCGCCTGCGGATTTGGTGGCGTGGCGCTGGCCGGACTGCTGGGCGAGCAGGCCCGTGCCGCGGCGAATCCCTTGGCGGCCAAACCGCCGCACTTTGCGCCGCGCGCCAAACGCGTGATCTTCCTCTTCATGCAGGGAGGTCCGAGCCAGGTTGACACGTTCGACTATAAGCCGCTGCTGGCCGAGCGGGACGGCAAGCAGCTCTCGTTCGCCGACGCGCGGCTGATCGCCAACCGCGGACAGCGGCAGTCGTCGCAACGGGTCATGGCGTCGCCGTGGAAGTTTGCCCGATATGGCGAGTGCGGCCGCTGGTCGTCGGAACTTTTTGCGCACACCGCGGCTCACGCCGACGATCTTTGCTTCGTCCATTCGCTGCACACCGAAGGCGTGGCTCACGGCCCCGCCACGCTCTTTTTGCACTGCGGCGCCGCGAACCTGGTGCGGCCCTCCACCGGCTGCTGGGTGGTCTATGGCCTGGGGAGCGAAAACGAAGACTTGCCGGCCTTCGTGTCGATCGCCCCCTCGTCGGGCAACGGCGGACCGCGCAATTACGGCAACGCCTTTTTGCCCGCCGTCTATCAAGGCATACCGCTGGGCAACGCGGCCGCCAGCGCACGGGCCGCCAGCGCACGGGCCGCCACGTTCGACAACCTGACCAATGCCAGCCTGACGTTCGACGACCAGCGGCGGCAGCTCGACTTGCTCTCGCAGCTCAACGGCGAGCAGCTCAGGCAGAAGCCGGGCGAAAGCGAGCTGGAGGCCGTCATTCAGTCTTATGAGCTGGCCTGGCGAATGCAGACGCACGCTCCCGCCGTGCTCGACCTGGGCCAGGAACCGGCCGAAACGCTCGACTTGTACGGCATCGGCGAGATGCCCACCGACGATTTCGGCCGAAAGTGCCTGCTGGCCCGCCGGCTGTGCGAGGCAGGCGTGCGCTACGTCCAAGTGACCTACGGCGACAACACCGCCAACCCCGCCTGGGACCAACACTCGAACCTGCCCAAGCACGCCGAGCATGCCCGTGCCGTCGATCGGCCGATTGCCGGACTGCTGGCGGACCTGAAGCGACGCGGACTACTCGACGACACGCTGGTCTGGTGGGGCGGGGAATTCGGCCGCACGCCGTACGCCGAGAAGAACGGCACCGGCCGCGACCACAACCCCGGCGGTTTCACTATGTGGCTGGCGGGCGGTGGCGTGAAGCCGGGCTTCGCTTTCGGCGGCACCGACGAGTTCGGTCACGAGGCGATCGCCGACAAGGTCCACATTCGCGATCTGCACGCCACGCTGTTGCACCTGCTGGGCCTGAACCACGAGGCGCTCACCTTCCGCTACGCCGGCCGCAACTTCCGGCTGACCGACGTCGCCGGACGAGTGATCAAACCGCTTTTAGCGTAA
- a CDS encoding BlaI/MecI/CopY family transcriptional regulator has product MPDPNPSQRELDVLKVLWDLGEAKVRDVHAAMCRQKETAFTTVQTLLRIMAEKGLVKQRTEGRTLFYSPLHTREQVSSRFLERVFDGAIDKLVLNLLRAEDISPDEMRGLERLIAKARREKQASEE; this is encoded by the coding sequence ATGCCCGACCCCAATCCCAGCCAGCGCGAGCTCGATGTGCTGAAGGTCCTCTGGGACCTCGGCGAAGCAAAGGTCCGCGACGTCCACGCGGCCATGTGCCGACAGAAGGAGACCGCCTTCACCACCGTGCAGACGCTCTTGCGGATCATGGCCGAAAAAGGGCTCGTCAAACAGCGCACCGAGGGGCGGACGCTCTTCTATTCGCCCCTGCACACGAGAGAGCAGGTCAGCTCCCGGTTCCTGGAGCGTGTGTTTGACGGGGCCATCGACAAACTGGTGCTCAACCTTTTGCGGGCAGAAGACATATCTCCCGACGAAATGCGCGGGCTGGAACGACTGATCGCCAAGGCCCGCCGCGAAAAACAAGCCTCCGAGGAGTAG